One Bacteroidales bacterium genomic window carries:
- the secY gene encoding preprotein translocase subunit SecY, giving the protein MKKLIETIRNIFKIEDLRNRIGFTLGIILLYRFGSFVVLPGVDPSMLGALHQQTSSGLLGLLNMFSGGAFANASIFALGIMPYISASIVVQLLGMAIPYFQKLQREGESGRKKINQITRYLTVIILIFQSPAYIANIVSSLPGEAIYPFDPSITSHTIFSFFGISSIIMLTAGSMFVMWLGEKITDQGIGNGISLIIMIGIIARLPFALFGEFISRMEEQGGGLVVFIIELIILVGVILLTILLIQGTRRIPVQYAKRMVGNRQYGGVRQYIPLKVNAAGVMPIIFAQAIMFLPLTLANYAQSEALSGVLAAFTNMNGFWYNFVFFLMIVLFTYFYTAITVNPNQMADDMKKNGGFIPGVKPGRRTAEFIDTVMSRITLPGSLFLGLVAIMPAFVSLIGVNQQFAQFYGGTSLLILVGVVLDTLSQIESHLLMRHYDGLTKSGRIKGRSSLGM; this is encoded by the coding sequence ATGAAAAAATTAATCGAAACCATACGCAACATCTTCAAGATTGAAGACCTAAGAAACAGAATAGGTTTCACTCTGGGTATCATCCTGCTTTATCGATTTGGTTCGTTTGTGGTATTACCTGGTGTTGACCCGTCCATGTTGGGCGCTTTACATCAGCAAACTTCAAGTGGGCTGCTGGGGCTGCTTAATATGTTCTCCGGCGGAGCTTTTGCCAACGCCTCCATCTTTGCACTCGGTATTATGCCCTACATCTCGGCATCCATCGTGGTGCAGCTGCTTGGAATGGCAATTCCTTATTTCCAGAAGTTGCAGCGTGAAGGTGAAAGCGGTCGGAAAAAAATCAACCAGATCACTCGTTATCTTACGGTGATCATCCTGATTTTCCAATCGCCTGCCTACATCGCCAATATCGTTAGTTCGTTGCCTGGCGAAGCCATCTACCCGTTCGATCCATCGATTACTTCGCACACTATTTTCTCGTTCTTTGGAATATCATCCATCATCATGCTTACCGCCGGATCGATGTTCGTTATGTGGCTTGGCGAGAAAATTACCGACCAGGGCATCGGCAACGGTATCTCATTGATCATTATGATTGGTATTATCGCCCGCTTGCCCTTTGCACTTTTTGGTGAGTTTATCTCGCGCATGGAAGAACAAGGCGGTGGTTTGGTAGTATTTATCATCGAGCTTATTATTCTGGTCGGCGTCATTTTGCTTACCATCCTACTCATTCAGGGTACACGTCGTATTCCTGTGCAGTATGCCAAGCGCATGGTCGGCAACCGTCAGTACGGCGGCGTGCGTCAGTACATTCCTCTCAAGGTGAATGCTGCAGGCGTTATGCCCATCATTTTTGCACAAGCAATTATGTTTCTGCCGCTTACCCTCGCCAACTATGCTCAGTCGGAGGCTTTGTCAGGGGTTCTGGCAGCATTTACCAACATGAACGGATTTTGGTACAACTTTGTCTTTTTCCTGATGATCGTTCTTTTCACCTATTTTTATACAGCTATCACCGTAAATCCAAATCAGATGGCTGATGATATGAAAAAGAACGGAGGCTTCATCCCTGGTGTAAAACCCGGTAGACGTACCGCCGAGTTTATCGACACTGTGATGTCACGCATTACATTACCCGGCTCACTATTTTTGGGATTGGTAGCCATCATGCCTGCGTTTGTAAGTCTCATTGGGGTTAATCAGCAGTTTGCCCAGTTTTATGGAGGCACTTCGCTACTCATTTTGGTAGGTGTTGTTTTGGATACGCTTTCGCAGATAGAAAGTCATCTGTTGATGCGCCACTACGATGGTTTGACAAAATCAGGACGTATAAAAGGACGCTCATCATTGGGGATGTAA
- the rplO gene encoding 50S ribosomal protein L15 yields MDLSNLKPAEGSTSNRKRIGRGQGSGRGGTSTRGHKGAQSRSGYKSKAGFEGGQMPLYRRVPKGGFKNINRVEYRGINVDKLQMLADENNITVFDIDVLITHGLAQKRDLIKILGRGTLEAKIEVTAHAFSKSAIQAIEEKGGVATKI; encoded by the coding sequence ATGGATTTAAGTAATTTAAAACCGGCAGAAGGTTCAACTAGCAACAGAAAACGAATCGGCCGCGGACAAGGTTCCGGAAGAGGAGGTACCTCCACAAGAGGCCACAAAGGCGCCCAATCAAGATCAGGCTATAAATCAAAAGCCGGCTTTGAAGGTGGACAGATGCCATTGTACCGCCGTGTTCCCAAAGGTGGTTTCAAAAATATTAACCGCGTAGAATATCGTGGTATCAATGTGGATAAACTTCAGATGTTGGCCGACGAAAACAATATTACAGTTTTTGATATCGATGTGCTCATCACTCATGGCTTAGCGCAAAAACGCGACCTGATAAAGATTTTGGGTCGTGGAACGCTCGAAGCCAAAATAGAAGTCACCGCACATGCATTTTCAAAATCAGCAATACAGGCTATCGAAGAAAAAGGTGGCGTTGCTACAAAAATCTAA
- the rpmD gene encoding 50S ribosomal protein L30 gives MSKIKIKQIRSGINRPIDQKRTLQALGLNKMHRTVEHDATPQIMGMINKVKHLLEIVEL, from the coding sequence ATGAGTAAGATAAAAATCAAACAGATACGCAGCGGAATAAACCGCCCGATCGATCAGAAACGCACACTACAGGCCCTGGGCCTAAACAAAATGCATCGCACCGTTGAACATGACGCTACTCCACAGATCATGGGAATGATCAACAAAGTGAAGCATTTATTGGAAATCGTAGAATTATAA
- the rpsE gene encoding 30S ribosomal protein S5: protein MTNVNVQRVKSSEIEFKDKLVSIQRVTKVTKGGRTFSFSAIVVVGNENGVVGYGLGKAKEITSAIAKGIDDAKKNLIKAPILHGTIPHEVTGKFSGAEVFMKPAAPGTGVIAGGAMRAVFESVGIRDVLAKSKGSSNPHSVVKATINALLLIRDPYTIAQMRGISLDKVFNG, encoded by the coding sequence ATGACAAACGTAAACGTACAAAGAGTTAAATCGAGCGAGATCGAATTTAAAGATAAGCTTGTCAGCATTCAGCGTGTAACCAAAGTTACAAAAGGTGGACGTACCTTCAGTTTCTCGGCTATCGTAGTGGTGGGCAATGAAAATGGTGTAGTAGGATATGGTTTGGGAAAAGCAAAAGAGATTACCTCGGCTATTGCCAAAGGTATCGATGATGCCAAGAAAAACCTGATCAAAGCTCCTATTCTCCATGGCACAATTCCACACGAAGTTACCGGAAAATTCAGCGGAGCCGAAGTCTTTATGAAGCCTGCTGCTCCTGGTACCGGTGTTATCGCTGGTGGTGCCATGCGTGCCGTATTCGAGAGTGTTGGCATCAGAGATGTGCTGGCCAAGAGCAAAGGCTCTTCCAACCCGCACAGCGTAGTAAAAGCTACCATCAACGCACTGCTCCTGATTCGTGACCCATACACCATAGCACAGATGAGAGGCATTTCGCTCGATAAAGTATTTAATGGTTAA
- the rplR gene encoding 50S ribosomal protein L18 has translation MAIKSKKQHRRFRIKQRIRKTISGTAERPRLSVFRSNKEIYAQLIDDINGRTLAAASSLSKDVAGEESKANKIEQAQKVGNLMAKKAQDAGIDTVVFDRNGYLYHGRIKALAEAVRKGGLKF, from the coding sequence ATGGCAATAAAAAGTAAAAAACAACACAGAAGGTTTCGGATCAAACAACGTATCAGAAAGACCATTTCCGGTACTGCCGAACGTCCTCGTCTGTCGGTATTCAGAAGCAATAAAGAAATTTATGCCCAGCTTATCGACGACATCAATGGTCGCACTCTTGCTGCTGCTTCTTCCCTAAGCAAAGATGTTGCTGGCGAAGAAAGCAAAGCCAACAAGATAGAGCAGGCGCAAAAAGTGGGTAATCTGATGGCCAAAAAAGCCCAGGATGCTGGTATTGATACCGTCGTGTTCGATCGCAACGGATATCTCTATCACGGACGCATTAAAGCTTTGGCCGAAGCAGTAAGAAAAGGTGGTCTTAAATTTTAA
- the rplF gene encoding 50S ribosomal protein L6: protein MSRIGKSPIALPEGVKVEITDNNLVTVSGKLGTLHQKVDPDIIVGVEDGNIVLQRPTEQKRHKALHGLYRALLANMVQGVTEGFTIKQELVGVGFKAQANGQQLELALGYSHNFVLVLPDEIKVETLTERGKNPTITLTSSDKQLVGQIAAKIRSLRKPEPYKGKGVKFVGEEIKRKAGKAAAG from the coding sequence ATGTCAAGAATAGGAAAATCACCCATTGCGTTGCCCGAAGGTGTTAAGGTGGAAATCACCGACAACAACCTGGTTACCGTTAGCGGTAAGTTGGGCACGCTACATCAAAAAGTAGATCCCGACATTATCGTCGGTGTTGAAGACGGAAACATCGTTCTGCAGCGTCCTACCGAGCAAAAGCGTCACAAAGCCCTTCATGGTCTCTACCGTGCGCTCCTGGCTAATATGGTACAAGGCGTTACTGAAGGTTTCACCATAAAGCAGGAACTCGTGGGCGTGGGCTTCAAAGCACAGGCTAACGGACAGCAGCTCGAACTCGCTCTCGGATACTCGCACAATTTCGTGCTTGTGTTGCCTGACGAAATTAAGGTTGAAACTCTTACCGAACGTGGTAAAAACCCTACCATAACATTGACATCCTCTGACAAACAACTCGTTGGTCAGATAGCTGCCAAAATACGTTCGCTGCGCAAGCCAGAGCCTTACAAAGGTAAAGGTGTCAAATTTGTGGGCGAAGAAATCAAACGCAAAGCTGGTAAAGCTGCTGCAGGTTAA
- the rpsH gene encoding 30S ribosomal protein S8 → MVTDPISDYLTRIRNGIMANHRVVEIPASKFKKELTKILYEKGYILNYKFVDDVFPAIIKIALKYHPVTKLSAITELRRASTPGLRRYVSHEELPRVLNGLGIAVISTSKGLMTDKEARTQNVGGEVVCYIS, encoded by the coding sequence ATGGTTACTGACCCTATTTCAGATTATCTCACCCGAATTCGCAACGGCATAATGGCCAACCATCGTGTGGTGGAGATTCCGGCATCAAAATTTAAGAAGGAACTTACCAAGATCCTCTACGAAAAAGGATACATCCTAAATTACAAATTCGTAGACGATGTTTTCCCGGCTATCATTAAGATAGCTTTGAAATATCATCCGGTAACCAAGCTTTCGGCTATCACCGAGCTGCGTCGTGCCAGTACGCCTGGTTTGCGCCGCTACGTCAGCCACGAAGAGCTGCCGCGCGTTCTCAACGGCCTGGGCATTGCTGTCATCAGCACCTCCAAGGGCCTGATGACCGACAAAGAAGCCCGCACACAGAATGTTGGCGGAGAAGTAGTTTGTTACATCAGCTAA
- the rpsN gene encoding 30S ribosomal protein S14: MAKESMKAREVKRKELVDKYAAKRAALKEAGDYIGLQKLPKNSSPVRLHNRCQLTGRPKGYMRMFGVSRINFREMALKGLIPGVKKASW; the protein is encoded by the coding sequence ATGGCTAAAGAGTCAATGAAAGCAAGAGAAGTCAAACGAAAAGAACTCGTTGACAAATACGCTGCAAAGCGTGCGGCACTCAAAGAAGCTGGTGATTATATCGGCCTTCAAAAACTGCCCAAAAATTCATCGCCTGTGCGTTTGCACAATCGTTGCCAACTCACCGGACGCCCCAAAGGATACATGAGGATGTTTGGCGTATCGCGTATCAACTTCCGCGAGATGGCACTCAAAGGTTTGATCCCCGGCGTGAAAAAAGCTAGTTGGTAA
- the rplE gene encoding 50S ribosomal protein L5 has protein sequence MSYIPRLKKKYFEEIHPELNKKFDYKSPMQVPRLIKIAINQGIGDAIADKKLIDSGISEISMITGQKAVPTKSKKDISNFKLRKGMPIGVRVTLRQNQMYEFLDRLISVAIPRIRDFRGVNDKGFDGRGNYTLGITEQIIFPEIVMDKVTKINGMDITFVTTATTDKEALELLKAFGIPFKNQKTDVVYG, from the coding sequence ATGAGTTACATTCCAAGACTTAAGAAAAAGTATTTCGAAGAAATACACCCCGAACTTAACAAGAAGTTCGACTATAAAAGCCCTATGCAGGTGCCACGTTTGATAAAAATTGCTATCAACCAGGGCATCGGTGACGCAATTGCCGACAAGAAACTTATCGACTCGGGCATTAGCGAGATCAGTATGATTACCGGGCAGAAAGCTGTGCCTACCAAGAGCAAGAAAGACATCTCCAACTTTAAGCTGCGTAAAGGCATGCCCATTGGTGTGCGCGTTACCCTGCGGCAGAATCAGATGTATGAATTTCTGGACAGACTCATCTCGGTAGCTATCCCTCGTATCCGCGACTTCCGCGGTGTGAACGACAAAGGCTTCGATGGCCGTGGCAACTATACCCTGGGCATCACCGAGCAGATCATCTTCCCGGAAATCGTTATGGACAAGGTGACCAAGATCAATGGCATGGACATTACTTTTGTAACCACTGCCACCACCGACAAAGAAGCACTGGAGCTGCTCAAAGCATTTGGCATTCCATTTAAAAATCAAAAAACTGACGTGGTTTATGGCTAA
- the rplX gene encoding 50S ribosomal protein L24 — protein sequence MDNYKLHIKKGDNVMIITGDSKGQQGKVLVVDHKKKTAIVEGVNMVTKHAKPDAQNPQGGIVKKESPIHISNLKVIDGSGKPTRVGRKTDEKTGKNVRYSKKSGEVIK from the coding sequence ATGGATAACTATAAATTGCATATAAAAAAAGGTGATAATGTGATGATTATCACCGGCGACTCCAAGGGGCAGCAAGGCAAGGTGCTGGTGGTGGATCACAAAAAGAAAACCGCCATCGTAGAAGGGGTGAACATGGTTACAAAACATGCAAAACCTGATGCTCAGAATCCGCAAGGTGGTATCGTGAAGAAAGAATCCCCTATCCACATCTCCAACCTTAAGGTAATTGATGGCTCCGGAAAACCTACCCGCGTAGGTCGCAAAACAGATGAAAAAACAGGTAAAAATGTCCGCTATTCAAAAAAATCAGGGGAGGTAATTAAATAA
- the rplN gene encoding 50S ribosomal protein L14, whose product MIQKESRLLVADNSGAKEVLCISVLGGTRKRYATIGDIIVCTVKHAIPSGNIKKGTVTKAVVVRTKKETRRTDGSYIRFDDNAVVLLNATGEMIGTRIFGPVARELREKQYMKIVSLAPEVL is encoded by the coding sequence ATGATACAGAAAGAATCCAGACTATTGGTTGCTGATAACAGCGGCGCCAAAGAGGTGCTTTGCATCAGTGTGCTGGGGGGTACCCGCAAGCGCTATGCAACCATCGGCGACATCATCGTTTGTACCGTAAAGCATGCGATTCCCTCGGGAAACATCAAAAAAGGTACGGTAACCAAAGCGGTGGTAGTACGCACCAAAAAAGAAACACGCCGCACCGACGGAAGCTACATCCGCTTCGACGACAATGCTGTGGTACTACTCAACGCTACTGGCGAAATGATTGGAACCCGTATCTTTGGGCCGGTAGCACGTGAGCTTAGAGAAAAACAGTACATGAAAATTGTTTCTCTGGCACCAGAGGTACTTTAA
- the rpsQ gene encoding 30S ribosomal protein S17: protein MEAKITRPLRKERTGLVTSDKMDKSITVQVERRVKHPMYKKFVKKTTRFSAHDENNECKIGDRVRIMETKPLSKNKCWRLVEIIERAK, encoded by the coding sequence ATGGAAGCCAAAATAACAAGACCGTTAAGGAAAGAGCGTACAGGCCTGGTTACAAGTGACAAGATGGACAAGTCTATCACGGTGCAGGTCGAGCGAAGGGTAAAACATCCCATGTACAAAAAGTTCGTTAAGAAAACTACCCGGTTTTCGGCTCACGACGAGAACAACGAATGCAAAATCGGCGACAGAGTGCGCATCATGGAAACCAAGCCATTGAGCAAAAATAAATGTTGGAGATTAGTGGAAATCATCGAAAGAGCTAAGTAA
- the rpmC gene encoding 50S ribosomal protein L29: protein MKQNVIIELANDDLIERLEGEEKQLTRLKLNHAVSPLENPNKIVDYRRTIARLKTEIRKRKLQGKL, encoded by the coding sequence ATGAAACAGAATGTAATAATAGAACTAGCTAACGACGATTTGATCGAACGGCTCGAAGGGGAGGAAAAACAACTTACGCGCCTCAAGCTTAACCATGCGGTAAGTCCTCTGGAAAATCCGAATAAAATTGTGGACTATCGCCGCACCATTGCACGGCTCAAAACAGAGATCCGCAAAAGAAAACTTCAAGGTAAATTATAA
- the rplP gene encoding 50S ribosomal protein L16 has product MLQPRKTKFRKQQKGKMKGNAHRGTQLAFGSFGIKSLEETWITGRQIEAARQAVTRHMKREGQIWIMIFPDKPVTKKPAEVRMGKGKGAPEYFVARVTPGRMLFEADGVPMEVAKEALRLAAQKLPVTTKFVVRRDYSE; this is encoded by the coding sequence ATGTTACAGCCAAGGAAAACCAAATTCAGAAAGCAGCAGAAAGGCAAAATGAAAGGCAATGCCCACCGTGGTACCCAGCTTGCTTTCGGCTCCTTCGGTATCAAATCGTTAGAGGAGACCTGGATAACAGGACGACAGATAGAAGCTGCACGTCAGGCAGTAACACGTCACATGAAACGTGAAGGACAGATCTGGATCATGATATTTCCAGATAAACCCGTGACCAAGAAACCTGCTGAGGTTCGTATGGGCAAAGGTAAAGGTGCTCCCGAATATTTCGTGGCACGCGTTACACCTGGTCGCATGCTCTTCGAAGCCGACGGGGTGCCCATGGAAGTAGCCAAAGAAGCTTTGCGGCTTGCAGCACAAAAACTGCCCGTTACTACCAAGTTTGTTGTAAGAAGAGATTACTCAGAATAA
- the rpsC gene encoding 30S ribosomal protein S3, translating into MGQKTNPIGLRLGIIKGWDSNWYGGKSFGAKLVEDDQIRKYLNARLSKAGISKIYIERTLKLVTVTIYTARPGIIIGKGGQEVDRLKEELKKLTGKEIQINISEIKRPELDAVLVANGIARQIEGRISFRRAIKTSVASTMRIGAEGIKVLISGRLGGAEMARNEMYKEGRTPLHTLRADIDYAHAEAHTTYGRIGIKVWICKGEVFGNPELVPMTTPGDSKQQQGPGGKRPRGPRAPRPPRQRRD; encoded by the coding sequence ATGGGACAGAAAACTAATCCAATAGGTCTTAGGTTAGGAATCATCAAAGGATGGGATTCGAACTGGTACGGTGGCAAAAGTTTTGGCGCCAAGCTGGTGGAGGACGATCAAATTCGTAAATACCTCAATGCCCGCCTCTCCAAAGCCGGTATCTCAAAGATATACATAGAGCGTACACTTAAGCTTGTCACGGTTACCATTTACACCGCACGGCCGGGTATCATCATCGGAAAAGGCGGACAGGAAGTGGATCGGTTGAAAGAGGAGCTCAAAAAACTCACAGGCAAAGAGATTCAGATCAACATCAGCGAAATAAAGCGCCCCGAGCTTGATGCTGTGTTGGTAGCCAACGGAATTGCCCGTCAGATTGAAGGTCGTATCTCTTTTCGTCGTGCCATAAAAACCTCGGTGGCCAGTACCATGCGCATTGGTGCCGAAGGTATCAAAGTGTTGATATCAGGCCGACTTGGTGGAGCGGAGATGGCTCGCAACGAAATGTACAAAGAAGGCCGTACGCCATTGCACACTCTGCGCGCTGACATCGACTATGCTCATGCCGAAGCACACACTACCTACGGACGTATTGGTATAAAAGTTTGGATTTGCAAAGGTGAAGTGTTTGGCAACCCTGAGCTGGTTCCAATGACTACACCCGGCGACAGCAAGCAGCAGCAAGGCCCTGGCGGAAAACGCCCTCGTGGCCCCCGTGCTCCTCGTCCGCCACGCCAGCGTAGAGACTAA
- the rplV gene encoding 50S ribosomal protein L22, which yields MGARKHNTAQARKEAKKTLYVAKLNNCPTSPRKMRLMADLVRGQGVEMALNMLKFKPNHAADRLYKLIVSAINNWQEKNEGVRLEDSNLYIKSVMVDSARQLKRIRPAPQGRAHRIRKRSNHVTVVVDSRQVQLADTQE from the coding sequence ATGGGAGCACGAAAACATAACACTGCGCAAGCACGCAAAGAAGCTAAAAAGACACTTTATGTCGCCAAGCTTAACAATTGCCCTACATCGCCACGTAAGATGCGGCTGATGGCGGACCTGGTAAGAGGTCAAGGCGTGGAAATGGCTTTGAATATGCTTAAGTTCAAGCCTAATCACGCTGCTGATCGTCTCTACAAACTCATAGTTTCAGCCATCAACAACTGGCAGGAGAAAAATGAGGGAGTAAGATTGGAAGACAGCAATCTGTACATTAAATCGGTAATGGTGGACAGCGCACGACAGCTCAAGCGCATTCGCCCTGCCCCGCAAGGCAGAGCTCACCGCATCCGCAAACGCTCTAATCACGTTACTGTTGTGGTGGATAGCCGTCAGGTTCAATTGGCAGATACGCAGGAATAA
- the rpsS gene encoding 30S ribosomal protein S19, protein MSRSLKKGPYIYFKLEKKVLESQAAKRKSVIKTWSRASIISPDFVGLTVAVHNGNKFIPVYVTENMVGHKLGEFAPTRQFRGHAGSKKR, encoded by the coding sequence ATGAGTCGTTCGCTTAAAAAAGGTCCATACATTTACTTCAAGCTCGAAAAAAAGGTGCTTGAAAGTCAGGCAGCCAAAAGAAAATCAGTGATAAAAACCTGGTCGAGAGCCTCTATCATTTCACCCGATTTTGTCGGACTTACTGTTGCTGTGCACAATGGAAACAAATTCATTCCGGTGTATGTAACCGAAAATATGGTAGGTCACAAGTTAGGAGAATTTGCACCTACACGTCAGTTCAGAGGTCATGCCGGTAGCAAGAAAAGATAA
- the rplB gene encoding 50S ribosomal protein L2: MALKKYKPTTSSQRFKLISAFDEITTDKPEKSLLEPQKRSGGRNNTGKMTMRYLGGGHKQKYRRIDFRRDKDGVAAEIQTVEYDPNRSARIALVKYEDGEKRYIIAPNGIKVGQKIESGKGVSPDVGNTLFLSEIPFGTVIHNIELRPGQGAKMARSAGSYAQLMSRDGKFAVIKLPSGETRMLLQTCKATIGMVSNTDHSLEISGKAGRTRWMGRRPRTRGVVMNPVDHPMGGGEGRASGGLPRSRNGMPAKGFKTRSKKKISNKYIVERRKK, translated from the coding sequence ATGGCTTTAAAAAAATACAAACCAACGACATCCAGTCAGCGCTTTAAGCTTATTAGTGCGTTTGATGAGATCACTACCGATAAACCAGAAAAGAGTTTGCTGGAACCCCAGAAAAGGTCGGGTGGTAGGAACAACACTGGAAAAATGACCATGCGGTATCTGGGCGGTGGTCACAAGCAGAAGTATCGTCGCATCGATTTTAGAAGAGATAAAGACGGCGTGGCTGCAGAGATACAAACCGTAGAATACGACCCCAACCGTAGTGCACGCATTGCGCTGGTAAAATACGAAGATGGCGAGAAACGCTACATCATTGCCCCCAATGGCATCAAAGTAGGCCAGAAAATTGAGTCGGGAAAAGGTGTATCACCTGATGTTGGCAACACACTCTTCCTTAGTGAAATTCCTTTTGGTACTGTGATTCACAACATAGAGTTGCGTCCTGGCCAGGGAGCCAAAATGGCCCGCAGCGCAGGTTCGTATGCACAGCTTATGTCGCGCGACGGAAAATTCGCCGTCATAAAGTTGCCTTCAGGCGAAACTCGTATGCTGTTGCAGACTTGCAAAGCTACCATCGGCATGGTGAGCAATACCGACCATAGCCTGGAGATATCAGGTAAAGCTGGTCGTACCCGTTGGATGGGTCGTCGCCCCCGTACTCGTGGTGTTGTAATGAATCCGGTAGATCACCCAATGGGTGGTGGAGAAGGCCGCGCTTCAGGTGGCTTGCCCAGATCACGTAATGGGATGCCCGCCAAAGGTTTCAAAACCCGCAGCAAGAAAAAAATCTCCAATAAGTACATTGTCGAAAGAAGGAAGAAGTAA
- the rplW gene encoding 50S ribosomal protein L23, whose translation MNIIIKPIITEKMTELGEKLNRYGFIVRKEANKVQIKQAVESLYGVEVESVNTMNNAGKLKSRYTKTGLISGRTRATKKAIITLAKGETIDFYSNI comes from the coding sequence ATGAATATTATTATTAAGCCGATCATTACCGAAAAGATGACTGAACTGGGCGAAAAGCTCAACCGGTATGGCTTTATCGTTCGCAAGGAAGCCAATAAAGTTCAGATTAAGCAAGCTGTTGAGAGCCTGTACGGTGTAGAGGTCGAAAGTGTTAACACCATGAACAATGCAGGTAAACTCAAATCGCGTTATACCAAAACCGGTCTCATTAGCGGAAGAACCAGGGCAACAAAGAAGGCCATCATTACATTGGCCAAAGGTGAAACTATTGATTTTTACAGCAATATTTAA
- the rplD gene encoding 50S ribosomal protein L4: MELKVYKITGEVTDRSVALDDAIFGIEPNDHAIYLDVKQIMARKRQGTHKSKERNEISGSTRKLKKQKGTGTARAGSIKSPLFRGGGRVFGPRPAVHGFKLNKKLKKLARKSALSYKAGDNQITILEDFNFDAPRTKDFIKLLKNFELEGKKVLLLTPETRENVYLSSRNLKNVKYQNSASINTYDLLHAQQILMLESSLDTIYALFNN, encoded by the coding sequence ATGGAGCTAAAAGTTTATAAAATTACAGGAGAGGTTACCGATCGCAGTGTAGCTCTCGACGATGCCATTTTTGGTATCGAGCCCAACGACCATGCGATTTATCTCGATGTGAAGCAGATCATGGCGCGCAAACGCCAGGGTACGCACAAGAGTAAAGAAAGAAACGAGATATCAGGAAGTACGCGCAAGCTGAAAAAGCAAAAAGGCACAGGAACTGCTCGCGCTGGTTCTATCAAGAGCCCGCTCTTCAGAGGTGGTGGTCGCGTATTTGGCCCAAGACCTGCCGTGCATGGTTTCAAACTGAACAAGAAACTCAAAAAACTGGCACGCAAGTCGGCACTGTCTTACAAAGCTGGTGACAACCAAATCACCATCCTCGAAGACTTCAACTTTGATGCTCCCAGAACAAAGGATTTTATCAAGTTGCTGAAAAACTTTGAGCTGGAAGGCAAAAAAGTTCTGTTGCTAACCCCCGAGACACGTGAAAATGTTTACCTCTCGTCGCGCAATTTGAAAAATGTGAAATACCAAAACTCAGCAAGCATCAACACTTACGACTTGTTGCATGCACAGCAGATTCTGATGCTTGAGAGTTCGCTGGACACTATTTATGCATTGTTTAACAACTAA